In Sporomusaceae bacterium, the following proteins share a genomic window:
- a CDS encoding ATP-binding cassette domain-containing protein produces MISTNGLSLGFGKRILFKDVNIKFTPGNCYGLIGANGTGKSTFLKILAGEIEPTSGTVDITPGERLAVLRQNHYEFDEFEALKTVIMGHARLYAIMEEKDALYAKPDFSDEDGVKVAELEGEFAELNGWDAETEAAKLLNGLGIPEELHSQKMGELSGNEKVRVLLAQALFGNPDILLLDEPTNHLNTEAIRWLEDFLYSFPNTVIVVSHDRHFLNQVCTHIADIDFGKIQLFVGNYDFWLESSELALKLAREANRKTEEKMKELQSFIQRFSANASKSRQATSRKKLLEKLTLEDIKPSSRKYPFIAFKPDREAGDQLLSIEGLAKSIDGEKVLDDFTLRMEKGDKIAFVGENGLAKTTLFKILMGETEADSGEFKWGVTTSQAYFPKDNGAFFDGCELSLVDWLRQFSRDQEETYIRGFLGRMLFSGEESLKEANVLSGGEKVRCMLAKMMLSGANVLIFDEPTNHLDLESITALNNGLIAFGGTILFASHDHQFVQTVANRIVEITPAGIIDRRTTYDEYLEQRSALRPG; encoded by the coding sequence ATGATAAGCACAAACGGCCTGAGTCTCGGCTTCGGGAAACGGATATTGTTCAAGGATGTGAATATAAAGTTTACCCCCGGCAATTGTTACGGCCTGATCGGCGCTAACGGCACGGGGAAGTCGACTTTTCTGAAGATCCTCGCCGGCGAGATCGAGCCGACGAGCGGCACGGTGGATATAACGCCCGGCGAACGGCTGGCGGTGCTGCGGCAGAACCACTACGAGTTCGACGAATTCGAGGCGCTGAAGACGGTCATCATGGGCCACGCCAGGCTGTACGCGATTATGGAGGAGAAGGATGCGCTGTACGCCAAGCCCGATTTCTCGGACGAGGACGGCGTGAAGGTGGCGGAGCTGGAGGGCGAGTTCGCTGAGCTGAACGGCTGGGACGCCGAGACCGAGGCGGCGAAGCTGCTGAACGGTCTGGGTATCCCGGAGGAGCTTCACAGTCAGAAGATGGGCGAGCTGAGCGGCAATGAGAAGGTGCGGGTGCTGCTGGCGCAGGCGCTGTTCGGCAACCCCGACATCCTGCTGCTCGACGAGCCGACCAACCATCTCAATACCGAGGCTATCCGCTGGCTGGAGGATTTCCTGTACAGTTTCCCCAACACGGTGATCGTGGTTTCCCACGACCGTCACTTCCTCAATCAGGTGTGCACCCATATCGCCGATATCGATTTCGGCAAGATCCAGTTATTTGTCGGCAACTACGATTTCTGGCTGGAGTCGAGCGAGTTGGCGTTGAAGCTCGCCAGGGAGGCGAACCGCAAGACCGAGGAGAAGATGAAGGAGCTGCAGAGCTTTATTCAGCGGTTCAGCGCCAACGCGTCGAAGTCGCGGCAGGCGACGTCGCGTAAGAAGCTGCTGGAGAAGCTGACGCTCGAGGATATCAAGCCGTCGTCGCGCAAGTATCCTTTTATCGCTTTCAAGCCCGACCGCGAGGCGGGCGACCAGTTGCTGTCGATCGAGGGGCTGGCGAAGAGCATTGACGGCGAGAAGGTGCTGGACGACTTCACCCTGCGGATGGAGAAGGGCGATAAGATCGCGTTCGTGGGCGAGAACGGCCTCGCCAAAACGACGCTGTTTAAAATCCTCATGGGCGAGACGGAGGCTGACAGCGGCGAGTTCAAGTGGGGCGTGACGACTTCGCAGGCCTATTTCCCGAAGGACAACGGGGCTTTCTTCGACGGGTGCGAGCTTAGCCTCGTCGACTGGCTGCGGCAGTTTTCCCGCGACCAGGAGGAGACTTATATCAGGGGGTTCCTCGGCAGGATGCTTTTTTCGGGCGAGGAGAGCCTGAAGGAGGCGAATGTGCTGTCGGGGGGCGAGAAGGTGCGGTGCATGCTCGCCAAGATGATGCTGAGCGGCGCGAATGTGCTGATTTTCGACGAGCCGACCAACCATCTCGATCTGGAGTCGATCACGGCGCTCAATAACGGGCTGATCGCTTTCGGCGGCACTATCCTGTTCGCTTCCCACGACCACCAGTTCGTGCAGACGGTGGCCAACCGGATTGTGGAGATAACGCCGGCCGGGATTATCGACCGGCGGACGACGTACGACGAGTACCTGGAGCAAAGGAGCGCGCTGCGGCCCGGCTGA
- a CDS encoding AzlC family ABC transporter permease codes for MVQEKEPGFRQGAADGIPIMVGYFPVAMAFGLLAKTVGVTLADAGLFSLVVFAGASQFMALDLIKAGIAAADIVLATFLLNLRHMMMSAALAARLQGVRRGLVPLIAFGVTDETFSVASLKAGKLTARYLLGLNGAAYVAWFGGTVAGYLVGQVLPAAVQSSLGIGLYALFAAILVPELKKRAGALVIVLLAGLLYLLFTRFTPLSSGWSLIAAIIAAAAAGLAVLGDGGGEEEI; via the coding sequence ATGGTACAGGAAAAAGAACCGGGCTTCCGGCAAGGCGCGGCCGACGGCATCCCGATCATGGTCGGCTATTTCCCGGTGGCGATGGCGTTCGGCCTGCTCGCCAAAACGGTCGGCGTCACCCTCGCCGACGCCGGCCTCTTTTCCCTCGTCGTCTTCGCCGGCGCCAGCCAGTTCATGGCCCTCGACCTCATCAAGGCCGGCATCGCCGCCGCCGACATCGTCCTCGCCACCTTCCTCCTCAACCTCCGCCACATGATGATGAGCGCCGCCCTGGCCGCCCGCCTGCAAGGCGTGCGCCGCGGACTGGTGCCGCTCATCGCCTTCGGCGTCACCGACGAAACCTTCTCCGTCGCCTCGCTCAAGGCCGGCAAACTCACCGCACGCTACCTCCTCGGCCTCAACGGCGCCGCCTACGTCGCCTGGTTCGGCGGCACCGTCGCCGGCTACCTCGTCGGCCAGGTGTTGCCGGCGGCCGTCCAGAGCAGCCTCGGCATCGGCCTGTACGCGCTCTTCGCCGCCATCCTCGTCCCCGAGCTCAAAAAACGCGCCGGCGCCCTCGTCATCGTCCTGCTGGCCGGCCTGCTGTACCTGCTCTTCACCCGCTTTACGCCGCTGTCCTCCGGCTGGAGCCTCATCGCCGCCATAATCGCCGCCGCCGCCGCCGGCCTGGCGGTGCTCGGCGACGGTGGCGGGGAGGAGGAAATATGA
- a CDS encoding beta-ketoacyl-ACP synthase III, with amino-acid sequence MRERFAGILGLGSYVPEKVVTNRDLERLVDTTDEWITERTGIRERRIAGEGETTSAMATRAAERALADAGVGAEELDLIIVATVTPDMIFPSTACLVQANLKAKRAAAFDLTAVCSGFVYGLVVGGELIRSGMYRKVLVIGAETLSRITDPADRNTLIVFADGAGAAVLGETAPGYGIVGADLGADGTGGELLKVPAGGSRQPATAATVAGRLHYIQMNGKEVFKFAVKIMGDSALKALAGANVAPAEVALLVPHQANIRIIQSAAKRLAMPMEKVYVNVDRYGNTSAASVPLALDEAVKAGRVKNGDVVVLVGFGGGLTWASCAVRWLKD; translated from the coding sequence ATGAGGGAAAGGTTCGCAGGTATTTTGGGGCTGGGTTCGTATGTGCCGGAGAAGGTCGTGACCAACCGGGACCTTGAACGGTTGGTGGATACGACAGACGAGTGGATAACGGAGCGCACCGGCATCCGCGAGCGACGCATCGCCGGCGAAGGGGAAACGACGTCGGCTATGGCGACGCGGGCTGCCGAGCGGGCGCTGGCGGATGCCGGCGTGGGCGCGGAGGAGCTCGACCTTATAATTGTCGCCACGGTGACGCCTGATATGATTTTCCCGTCGACGGCCTGCCTGGTGCAGGCCAACCTGAAGGCGAAGCGGGCCGCCGCCTTCGATCTGACGGCGGTCTGCTCGGGGTTCGTGTACGGTCTGGTCGTGGGCGGCGAGCTGATTAGGTCGGGGATGTACCGCAAGGTGCTGGTGATCGGCGCGGAGACGCTGTCGCGGATAACCGATCCGGCCGACCGCAATACGCTGATTGTGTTCGCCGACGGGGCGGGGGCCGCAGTGCTGGGCGAAACCGCCCCCGGTTATGGGATCGTCGGCGCGGATTTGGGGGCCGACGGCACGGGCGGCGAGCTGCTGAAGGTGCCGGCCGGCGGGTCGCGGCAGCCGGCCACGGCGGCGACGGTGGCCGGACGCCTGCATTATATCCAGATGAACGGCAAGGAAGTGTTCAAGTTCGCGGTGAAAATAATGGGCGATTCGGCGCTGAAGGCGCTCGCCGGGGCGAACGTGGCGCCGGCGGAGGTCGCCTTGCTGGTACCCCACCAGGCGAACATCCGCATTATCCAGTCGGCGGCCAAGCGCCTGGCGATGCCGATGGAGAAGGTGTATGTGAATGTGGACCGGTACGGCAACACTTCGGCGGCGTCGGTGCCGCTCGCGCTCGATGAGGCGGTGAAGGCCGGCCGGGTGAAGAACGGCGATGTCGTCGTGCTGGTGGGCTTCGGCGGCGGGCTGACGTGGGCGTCGTGCGCCGTGAGGTGGCTGAAGGATTGA
- a CDS encoding AzlD domain-containing protein translates to MTEYLPLILGMMLVTYLPRLLPLAALAQRPLHPLLRRFLRCIPYAALGALIIRGIAESAPGMMPATLAAIAVAAAVSFCGGSLVPSVVASIAAAYVILSL, encoded by the coding sequence ATGACCGAATACCTGCCCCTCATCCTCGGCATGATGCTCGTCACCTACCTGCCGCGCCTGCTGCCGCTCGCCGCCCTCGCCCAGCGGCCGCTGCACCCCCTGCTGCGTCGCTTCCTGCGCTGCATCCCCTACGCCGCCCTCGGCGCGCTGATAATCAGAGGCATCGCCGAAAGCGCCCCCGGCATGATGCCGGCCACGCTGGCCGCGATCGCCGTCGCCGCCGCCGTCTCCTTCTGCGGCGGCAGCCTGGTGCCGTCCGTCGTCGCCTCGATAGCTGCGGCCTATGTGATTCTCTCCTTATAA
- the atoS gene encoding two-component system sensor histidine kinase AtoS: MWRQWFKSWRGRLIVLSLLIVNIPILVAGFAMKQSAEQSLLEEKKSKLAAVSYILDSRLGPDGFAGILRRHRATGASREEQIAILNRELAGATDEIAASAPGLGAGFYSRDLDAIVTYGPSKSFGHTVGWSIEKDHPGRTVMADNEFRVESGTLVRGNIMNAMRPVYREGQVIGYIWVNELTDDIQTQIAAMDRGLTVSMTAGLLLSIFLILSLTGSMIKDVQTVIQGLRQLRFNLRQPITGVTGEMGEVAATINEMAAALGDARTLSENIMESMADGIIAVDTEGKITAFNRAAETMTGFAAPEVIGRYYEDLFSQDTDFNSRLLATLRTGEPYIASKIEYPIRHGRLWISVSTSMLRDINGKILGAVVVFEDLTERKRLEEQVSRADRLATLGELMAGVAHEIRNPLTSIKGFLQYFQTAGSEEERATYLPMLMREVDRMNRIIETLLYFSRPCQEKAVPTDLAKVLQDTLILLQSQAKSHGIVFDTFIEEGLPLVSIDGEQFKQVFLNLLLNSLQAMDHEGTIKVSARHLRETDEIEVRFADTGPGIPAAIREKVFDPFFTTKQTGTGLGLAVVQRIVAARGGRILIEDNPAGGAVIRILVPLAHRQGE; this comes from the coding sequence ATGTGGAGACAATGGTTTAAAAGCTGGCGGGGCCGCCTTATCGTGCTCTCGCTGCTCATCGTAAACATACCCATCCTCGTCGCCGGCTTCGCCATGAAGCAGAGTGCCGAGCAATCGCTGCTCGAAGAGAAAAAAAGCAAACTGGCCGCGGTAAGCTACATCCTCGACTCGCGGCTCGGCCCCGACGGATTCGCCGGCATCCTTAGGCGCCACCGGGCCACCGGCGCGTCCCGCGAGGAACAGATCGCCATCCTCAACCGCGAGCTTGCCGGCGCCACCGACGAAATCGCCGCATCCGCCCCCGGCCTCGGAGCCGGCTTCTACTCACGGGACCTTGACGCCATCGTCACCTACGGCCCGTCCAAGAGCTTCGGCCACACCGTCGGCTGGTCGATCGAAAAAGACCACCCCGGGCGCACCGTCATGGCCGACAACGAGTTCCGGGTCGAATCCGGCACCCTGGTGCGCGGCAACATCATGAACGCCATGCGCCCCGTCTACCGCGAGGGGCAGGTCATCGGCTACATCTGGGTCAACGAACTCACCGACGACATCCAGACCCAGATCGCGGCCATGGACAGGGGACTGACCGTCTCCATGACCGCCGGCCTGCTGCTCAGCATCTTCCTCATCCTCAGCCTCACCGGCAGCATGATCAAAGACGTCCAGACCGTCATCCAGGGGCTCAGGCAGCTGCGCTTCAACCTCCGCCAGCCCATCACCGGCGTCACCGGGGAAATGGGCGAAGTCGCGGCCACCATCAACGAAATGGCCGCCGCCCTCGGCGACGCGCGGACACTGAGCGAAAACATCATGGAAAGCATGGCTGACGGCATAATTGCCGTCGACACCGAAGGCAAGATCACCGCCTTCAACCGCGCCGCCGAGACCATGACCGGCTTTGCCGCCCCCGAGGTTATCGGCAGATACTACGAAGACCTCTTCTCCCAGGACACCGACTTCAACAGCCGCCTCCTCGCCACCCTCCGCACCGGCGAGCCCTATATCGCCAGCAAAATCGAATACCCCATCAGGCACGGCAGACTCTGGATCAGCGTCTCCACCTCCATGCTGCGCGACATCAACGGCAAAATCCTCGGCGCCGTCGTCGTCTTCGAAGACCTCACCGAGCGCAAGCGCCTCGAAGAGCAGGTCAGCCGCGCCGACCGCCTGGCCACCCTCGGCGAGCTCATGGCCGGCGTCGCCCACGAAATCCGCAACCCCCTCACCAGCATCAAAGGCTTCCTCCAGTACTTCCAGACCGCCGGCAGCGAAGAAGAGCGGGCCACCTACCTGCCGATGCTCATGCGCGAAGTCGACCGCATGAACAGAATAATCGAAACACTGCTCTACTTCTCCCGGCCCTGCCAGGAAAAAGCCGTCCCCACCGACCTCGCCAAAGTGCTCCAGGACACCCTCATCCTCCTGCAGAGCCAGGCCAAGAGCCACGGCATCGTGTTCGACACCTTCATCGAAGAAGGGCTGCCGCTCGTCAGCATCGACGGCGAGCAGTTCAAACAGGTATTCCTCAACCTCCTCCTCAACTCACTCCAGGCAATGGACCACGAAGGGACGATCAAGGTCAGCGCCCGCCACCTGCGGGAAACGGACGAAATCGAAGTCCGCTTCGCCGACACCGGGCCGGGCATCCCGGCCGCCATCCGCGAGAAAGTGTTCGACCCCTTCTTCACCACAAAACAGACAGGCACCGGACTCGGCCTGGCGGTCGTGCAGCGCATCGTCGCCGCCCGCGGGGGGCGCATCCTCATCGAGGACAACCCCGCCGGCGGGGCGGTCATCCGCATCCTCGTACCGCTGGCCCACCGACAGGGGGAATAG
- a CDS encoding peptide chain release factor 3 has product MSINEISPRRTFAIISHPDAGKTTLTEKLLLYGGAIHLAGSVKARKTQKHAVSDWMEIEKQRGISVTSSVLQFDYQGIRVNILDTPGHQDFSEDTYRTLIAADSAVMIIDVAKGVEEQTKKLFRVCKDRGIPIFTFVNKLDRFGRNPFELMEEIEKVLGIRAYPMNWPVGVDGDYKGVYNRQLNQVELFAKDESHGQRAVPSTTGSVDDAAFRQLLGEDVHQALCDDIALLDMAGDEFDYGKVTRGELTPMFFGSAMTNFGVQPFLEEFLRMAPPPSPRRSSQEVVSPDSDVFAAFVFKIQANMNPAHRDRIAFIRICSGKFERGMTVTHVQSGKPVKLSQPQQFLAQERTLVEEAQPGDIIGLFDPGIFAIGDTLCQPGHEIRFEDFPVFPPEQFARVQAKDTMKRKQFVKGMTQLTQEGAVQVFRQPGVIESFVVGVVGSLQFEVLQYRLKQEYGVDILMHPLPFGLARWVAGQGLNVKALKGLDNGMLLEDTKGRPLVLITTEWQLNWVKERNPGVEFFAAPQGNAANSRNVV; this is encoded by the coding sequence ATGTCTATTAATGAAATTAGTCCCCGCCGGACGTTCGCGATTATTTCCCACCCGGACGCCGGCAAGACGACACTTACGGAGAAGCTGCTGCTGTACGGCGGGGCTATCCACCTGGCCGGGTCGGTGAAGGCGCGCAAGACCCAGAAGCACGCCGTGTCGGACTGGATGGAGATCGAGAAGCAGCGCGGCATTTCGGTGACTTCGAGTGTGCTGCAGTTCGACTATCAGGGCATCCGCGTCAATATCCTCGATACCCCCGGCCACCAGGATTTCAGCGAGGATACGTACCGGACGCTGATCGCCGCCGACAGCGCGGTGATGATCATCGATGTGGCCAAGGGCGTGGAGGAGCAGACGAAGAAGCTTTTCCGGGTGTGCAAGGACCGGGGCATCCCGATCTTCACGTTCGTGAACAAGCTGGACCGGTTCGGGCGCAATCCTTTCGAGCTTATGGAGGAGATCGAGAAGGTGCTGGGCATCCGCGCCTACCCGATGAACTGGCCGGTAGGCGTGGACGGCGATTATAAAGGCGTGTACAACCGCCAGCTTAATCAGGTGGAGCTGTTCGCCAAGGACGAGTCGCACGGCCAGCGGGCGGTGCCGTCGACGACCGGCAGCGTGGATGACGCGGCTTTTCGGCAGTTGCTGGGCGAGGATGTCCACCAGGCTCTGTGCGACGATATCGCCCTGCTCGATATGGCCGGCGACGAGTTCGATTACGGTAAGGTGACCCGCGGCGAGCTTACGCCGATGTTTTTCGGCAGCGCAATGACCAACTTCGGGGTGCAGCCTTTTCTGGAGGAGTTTCTGCGTATGGCCCCCCCTCCCTCGCCCCGCCGTTCGTCACAGGAGGTCGTCAGCCCGGACAGCGATGTTTTCGCGGCGTTCGTGTTCAAGATCCAGGCGAACATGAACCCCGCCCACCGCGACCGCATAGCGTTCATCCGCATTTGCTCGGGGAAGTTCGAGCGCGGCATGACTGTGACCCACGTGCAGTCGGGCAAGCCGGTGAAGCTGAGCCAGCCCCAGCAGTTCCTGGCGCAGGAGCGGACGCTGGTCGAGGAGGCCCAGCCCGGAGATATCATCGGGCTGTTCGATCCGGGCATTTTCGCTATCGGCGACACGCTTTGCCAGCCGGGGCACGAGATCCGCTTCGAGGATTTCCCCGTTTTCCCGCCGGAGCAGTTCGCCCGCGTGCAGGCCAAGGATACGATGAAGCGCAAGCAGTTCGTGAAGGGGATGACGCAACTGACCCAGGAGGGGGCGGTGCAGGTTTTCCGCCAGCCAGGGGTGATCGAGTCGTTCGTGGTGGGCGTGGTCGGCAGCCTGCAGTTCGAGGTGCTGCAGTACCGCCTGAAGCAGGAGTACGGCGTCGATATCCTGATGCACCCGCTGCCTTTCGGCCTGGCCCGCTGGGTGGCCGGCCAGGGGCTCAATGTCAAGGCGCTTAAGGGCCTCGATAACGGCATGCTGCTCGAGGATACCAAGGGGCGCCCGTTGGTGCTGATAACGACGGAGTGGCAGCTGAACTGGGTGAAAGAGCGCAACCCGGGCGTGGAGTTTTTCGCCGCGCCTCAGGGTAATGCCGCAAATTCCCGAAATGTTGTGTAG